The Dysidea avara chromosome 13, odDysAvar1.4, whole genome shotgun sequence genome includes a region encoding these proteins:
- the LOC136242220 gene encoding TNF receptor-associated factor 4-like translates to MASLEHSATGGYENEFIEEPEDRLVCSICLFPCRDAHMSVCCGHNFCRSCVVAVATHCGDSTKCVCPVCRGWNFTAFKNKQADREIRSFRVYCTNIDCTWEGELNDLSTHVSTCRDQFEDVQCPNNCGEVLQRRYITSHIEKDCSRRLIQCQYCDTSEEKNYIEGTHTLYCPNLWRPCPNKCNTRNIPYDGIMAHKQECPLEKVNCEYHSVGCCKRMVRRKRKRHEKVKMEAHLRMTKIKLSETEVKLSETETKLSETEVRLSETQIRLNALETIVAKLTTDHGPQVRVVMPTYTRLKQTNADWYSAMFETHPRGYRMKLNVVCGGHDNGTGTHLSVYLCNIIGPHDSELSWPLRGEFTITLQNQFRNSVEDYSRTVEYNNFTPDSVSRRMKRRKRSRSIRVSLARCSGRAWGLAQFISNGDLSKETQTCRYFLGDKLTFIIWFTISRKK, encoded by the coding sequence ATGGCCTCACTGGAGCACAGTGCTACTGGTGGCTATGAAAACGAGTTCATTGAGGAACCTGAGGATCGATTAGTCTGTAGTATCTGTCTCTTCCCTTGCAGAGATGCTCATATGAGCGTTTGTTGTGGCCACAACTTCTGTAGGAGCTGTGTGGTAGCAGTCGCTACACATTGTGGAGACAGTACTAAGTGTGTTTGTCCAGTGTGTCGTGGATGGAATTTCACTGCGTTCAAGAACAAGCAGGCTGACCGTGAGATTAGAAGTTTTCGTGTCTACTGTACTAACATAGACTGTACTTGGGAAGGTGAACTGAATGACCTTAGCACACACGTTAGTACTTGCCGTGACCAGTTTGAGGATGTGCAATGCCCCAATAACTGTGGTGAAGTGTTGCAACGACGATACATCACCAGTCACATTGAGAAGGATTGTTCACGTCGACTGATTCAATGTCAGTATTGTGACACTTCAGAGGAGAAAAATTACATCGAAGGAACACACACGCTTTATTGTCCCAACCTGTGGAGACCTTGTCCTAATAAGTGTAACACAAGGAACATTCCTTATGATGGCATTATGGCACACAAGCAGGAGTGTCCTCTTGAGAAGGTTAACTGTGAGTATCATAGTGTGGGATGTTGTAAGAGGATGGTGCGTAGGAAGAGGAAAAGGCATGAAAAAGTAAAGATGGAGGCTCACCTTAGAATGACTAAAATCAAGCTGTCAGAAACAGAGGTCAAATTGTCAGAGACAGAGACCAAGCTATCAGAGACAGAAGTCAGACTGTCTGAGACGCAGATCAGACTTAATGCTTTAGAGACTATAGTGGCTAAACTGACAACAGATCATGGACCACAGGTTCGTGTTGTTATGCCAACATACACACGTTTGAAACAGACCAATGCTGACTGGTACAGTGCCATGTTTGAGACACACCCAAGAGGCTATAGGATGAAACTGAATGTTGTTTGTGGTGGTCATGACAATGGCACAGGTACACACCTGTCTGTCTATCTCTGTAATATTATAGGACCACATGATAGTGAATTGTCTTGGCCACTGAGGGGAGAATTTACTATTACACTGCAAAACCAGTTCAGAAATAGTGTTGAAGATTACTCAAGGACAGTGGAATACAACAATTTCACTCCAGATAGTGTTAGTAGACGGATGAAGCGTCGTAAGAGGTCCAGATCAATCAGGGTCAGTTTAGCCAGATGCAGCGGGCGTGCTTGGGGTCTAGCACAGTTCATCTCTAATGGTGATCTCTCGAAGGAAACACAAACATGTCGGTATTTCCTCGGTGATAAACTCACATTCATTATTTGGTTTACGATTAGTAGGAAGAAATAG